TGGCCGCGGCACGGCACGTCAAGCGCCTCGCCCCGGAGATCGTGACGGTGTTCGGCGGCGCCAACTGCGACGGGCCCCAGGGGGCCGCCGTTCACCGCAACTTCCCCTACGTCGACCACGTGGTGCGCGGGGAGGGCGAACTGAACTTCCCCGCGCTGGTCGAGGCGTTGCGCGGCAAGGGGAGGTTCGAGGACGTCCCGGGGCTGGTCTGGCGCCGGGCGGACGGTACCTCTGTGGCCAACCCGATGGACCGGAAGCCTCTCCCGCCCGGCGTTCTCGTCACGCCCGACTATGACGATTTCTTCGAGCGCTGGTCGACGTCGGTGGCGCGCTCCTGGGTCGAGCCCGTCCTCGTGATGGAAGGGTCACGCGGATGCTGGTGGGGCGATAAGCACCACTGCACCTTCTGCGGCCTCAACGGCTCCTACATGGAGTTCCGCAGCAAGAGCCCGGGACGGTTCTACGAAGAGGTCATGGAGCTCGTCGAACGTCACCGGACCCTCGACGTGTACATGGTGGACAACATCCTCGACATGTCCTACCTCACCTCGGTCCTGCCCCGGCTCACCGAGGCCGACCACGATCTGCGCATCCACTGCGAGGTGAAGGCGAACCTGCGGCACGACCAGCTGCGGGTCCTCGCCGACGCGGGCGTCGTCGTGATCCAGCCGGGCATCGAGAACCTCAACAGCCACGTCCTGAAGCTGATGGACAAGGGCGTGACGGGCTGCCAGAACGTGCGCTTCATCAGGGACGGCGAATCGCTGGGCATCAAGGTCGTCTGGAACTACCTCTACGGCTTTCCGGGAGAGACGGCCGACGACTACACGGCCGTCATCGAGCAGTTCCCGGCGCTCCATCACCTGCGGCCGCCGGACGCCGTCAGCCGGATCGTCATCGAGCGGTTCAGCCCTTACTTCGACCGGCCGGAGCTCGGTTTCCCGGATCTGCGGCCCGCCCGCGCGCACCGGCTGATCTACGACCTGCCCGAGGACGAGTGCTTCGACCTCTCCTACTCCTTCGAGGCGCGGCCGGCGGGAATCGACGACCGTCTCGCCGACCGCCTGGACGCCGCCGCCGCCGAATGGCAGGAGGCGGCCGCCGACAGCCGCCTCACCTATCACGACCTGGGCGATCGGATCGTCCTCATCAACACGCGGCCGCGTTTCGACTGGTCGACGCTCGTCCTCGAGGATCCGGTGGAGTGCGCGCTGTTCCGGCTGCTCGACGATCCGCGCAGCGTCCCGAGCGTCTCGCGGAAGCTCTCGGCGAAGTTCGCCGGACGCGCCTCCGAAACGACCATCTCGGAGATCCTGGCGGACTGGCGCGAGCGCGGCGTCGTGTTCACCGACAACGGTCATTTCATCCATGTCGCGGCCGTGGCGGCGAATCGTGAGCTGCTGCGAACCGGGACGAGCGTCCATCGACGGGCCGCGAGCACCGGCCCGGACGCATCGCGACTGGTGGCGCAGCGGTGAAGGGGGGCCGCATGCCGAACATCGGGGTGACGCTCTGGCGGGAGTACTCCGACGCGGCCAGGGACGTCCCGGGGATGCTCCTCGGCGACGCCGACGCCGGGGAGCACGCGGCGGACGCCTCGGCTCTGCGGTTCAGCGAGCGAGGCGCCCGCAGAGTCGATCTGGCCGACCACGTCGACGTCCGGAACGGCGCCGACTTCGATCTCGCCGTACGGCAGCTCTCGCTCGTCCGGGAGCTCACCAGGATCGGCCTGTCGGTCCGGTGGGTGCTGGAGTGCGACGATGACTTCCCTGTCTCGCTCCTCCAGCACCTGTACCCGCCCACCGCCGTCGCCCAAGGCGACGGCGGAGCCGCCCGCCGGTGGCGCGACGCGTACCGTTTCGGGAGCCTCCTCTACCGGAAGGGGCCGGGCTTCGTCCACGTTCGCGACGCCCGGACGGACGGCGCGCGCCGGCTGACTCTCGGCCGCCCGGCCCACCTCGACGCCGTCAGAGCCCTCGACCGGGGGGCGCCCCGCGAATCGATCTCCCCGACGCTCGCGAACGGCTTCCGCAAACATCGGCTGGTGGCGGAGGTCGGGCCTTACCTCTGGTGGCTCCCGTTCCGTCTTCACCGCTGGCCGGACACGCGAGGCTGACCGGTCGTCCCGGCCCCGGCCCGAGGTCTTACGGTGTTCCGATGGCCACGGCGGCGCGGTAGCGGTCCTCCTCCATCGCCGACATCGCGTCCAGTGCGGAGTCGGGCACCGGCAGGAGGTGGGCGTCCACCCAGGTGTCGCCCGTGGCGTCGTTGCTCCACGGGTCCTCGAGGACGACGGCGCCCGGCACGGCGCCGTGGCAGAGCACCCAGTGCGGGACGGCGAAGCCCTGCATCGCCTCCACGGAGATCAGGAGCAGGACGCGGTCGCCCCGGGCGATCGCGTCGCGGATACCGGGCAGGGTGAGGCGGCGCGCGTCGATCGGGACTCCGGCCTCGGCCGCGTCCGTCCGTGAGGCGCGCTGGAGGACGGCGCGCCACTCCCGTTCGTCCCCCGCGTGGGAGTCGAGGAGGACGGGACGGTCGACGTCGAGGAAGACCGTGACCGGCGACGACGGCCACCTGCGGCGGACGGCGACGCCCAGCCCGACGGGCTCGCAGGCGGGGAAGTTCGTCGCGCCGCGCCACAGCGTCAGCTCCGCCGGGCGGTCGAGGGAGTCCGGGGGCATCGCGCCCGCCTGCACCTGCGCGATCAGTGCGGTGACGGCGCCGCACGTGAAGTGCGTCGACTGCCGGTAGTACGGCGGCTCCGCGACTGCGTCCCCGTCCCCGTCCCCGTCCAGCCAGCGGACGTAGCCCGCGGGCGGGCGGTTCCGGTCCGCGGACGGTTCGCGCGGGGCCCGCAGCGGCGCGAAGCCGAGGGCCGCGGCGTCCGCGGGCCGTGCCGTCCAGCCCTCCCACTTGACCTGGACGAGTCCCCGCTCCCGGGCGTGCGCGACGACCGCCGCGACGGCGGCGCGCACGTCGCCGACGGCGTCGACGATCTTCAGGTAGGCGGTCCGCGGGCGCGCCGTCACCAGCGCGGCGCCGCCCGCGGCGGTCACGATCTCCGGTGCGTGGGCGGAGCGGTCGACCGCGCGCCAGCGTTCGAGCACCGGGCCGGGCGCGAGCGGCTCCGGCGGCGCGGCGGGATCGAACGGGACGACGGTGCCGCGTGCGGGCTCGTCGAGGCGGGGTGGCATCCGTGCTCCTGGAGGATCATGCGCGGGAGCCGCGCAGCAGCCAGATGAGGTAGGGGGCGCCGATCAGGGCGATCATGAGCCCGGCCGGCAGGTGGGAGGAGGCGATGAGCGTGCGGCCGAGGGTGTCGGCGACGCAGACGAGCAGCCCGCCCAGCAGCATCGCGACCGGGAGGGAGCGCCGGTGGCCGGCGCCGACCAGCGCGCGGGCGAGGTGGGGCGCCACGAGCCCGACGAAGCCGATGACGCCGACCGCGACCACGCTGACGGCGGTCAGGACCGCGGCGAGGGTGAACAGCGCCAGCCGCGTTCGTCCCATGCGCATGCCGAGGATGCGGGGGGTGTCCTCGTCGACGGCGATGAGGTCGAGGTGCCGGGCCAGGCCGAGCGTCAGCGGCACCGCGAGGACGAGCGCCACGGCCACCGGCGCGACGTCGGGGAAGGTGCG
The nucleotide sequence above comes from Actinomadura algeriensis. Encoded proteins:
- a CDS encoding RiPP maturation radical SAM C-methyltransferase encodes the protein MRILLVSMPWAAIDMPPIGLGVLARLARTKLTGIDVRTVSGNLDYIDWLAERSPMSMGDYKFFAVDSHFESCGDWVFAPALHDTERHAGEFEQMARTRFPGERVDRMLELRALSDEFVRDFAERIVAMAPDVVGFTSTFQQNVASLAAARHVKRLAPEIVTVFGGANCDGPQGAAVHRNFPYVDHVVRGEGELNFPALVEALRGKGRFEDVPGLVWRRADGTSVANPMDRKPLPPGVLVTPDYDDFFERWSTSVARSWVEPVLVMEGSRGCWWGDKHHCTFCGLNGSYMEFRSKSPGRFYEEVMELVERHRTLDVYMVDNILDMSYLTSVLPRLTEADHDLRIHCEVKANLRHDQLRVLADAGVVVIQPGIENLNSHVLKLMDKGVTGCQNVRFIRDGESLGIKVVWNYLYGFPGETADDYTAVIEQFPALHHLRPPDAVSRIVIERFSPYFDRPELGFPDLRPARAHRLIYDLPEDECFDLSYSFEARPAGIDDRLADRLDAAAAEWQEAAADSRLTYHDLGDRIVLINTRPRFDWSTLVLEDPVECALFRLLDDPRSVPSVSRKLSAKFAGRASETTISEILADWRERGVVFTDNGHFIHVAAVAANRELLRTGTSVHRRAASTGPDASRLVAQR
- a CDS encoding DUF5825 family protein, translating into MPNIGVTLWREYSDAARDVPGMLLGDADAGEHAADASALRFSERGARRVDLADHVDVRNGADFDLAVRQLSLVRELTRIGLSVRWVLECDDDFPVSLLQHLYPPTAVAQGDGGAARRWRDAYRFGSLLYRKGPGFVHVRDARTDGARRLTLGRPAHLDAVRALDRGAPRESISPTLANGFRKHRLVAEVGPYLWWLPFRLHRWPDTRG
- a CDS encoding peptidase C39 family protein encodes the protein MPPRLDEPARGTVVPFDPAAPPEPLAPGPVLERWRAVDRSAHAPEIVTAAGGAALVTARPRTAYLKIVDAVGDVRAAVAAVVAHARERGLVQVKWEGWTARPADAAALGFAPLRAPREPSADRNRPPAGYVRWLDGDGDGDAVAEPPYYRQSTHFTCGAVTALIAQVQAGAMPPDSLDRPAELTLWRGATNFPACEPVGLGVAVRRRWPSSPVTVFLDVDRPVLLDSHAGDEREWRAVLQRASRTDAAEAGVPIDARRLTLPGIRDAIARGDRVLLLISVEAMQGFAVPHWVLCHGAVPGAVVLEDPWSNDATGDTWVDAHLLPVPDSALDAMSAMEEDRYRAAVAIGTP